ACACCACCAGCTAAGAACGGTGACTACGCCTTCTTGCTCCACATGATCAAGTCACTCAAGTCGACCGGACGTGGCGCTGTGATTCTGCCGCACGGAATCTTATTCAGGGGAAACGCTGAGGGACGAATCCGGAAGGAGCTTGTCAAGCGTGGTTATATCGAAGCGATCATAGGGTTGCCACCAAACCTTTTCTACGGCACCGGCATCCCTGCCTGCATCCTCGTGCTTGACAAGAAGAACGCCAAAGACCGCTCTGGCATATTCATGATCGATGCGTCGAAGGGTTTCGAAAAAGACGGCGACAAGAACCGTCTTCGCCCTCGCGACATGCACAAGATCGTCGATGCTTACACAAAGCAGGCGAGCATCGATCACTACTCCCGGTTTGTGCCTCTCAGCGAGATCGAAGATCCGAAGAACGACTGCAACCTCAACATTCCGCGCTACATAGATACATCTGAACCCGAAGATGTCCAAGACCTACGAGCTCACCTACAGGGTGGGATTCCCAATCGAGATCTCGACGCGCTAGACCTTTATTGGGAGGCCTTTCCGGGTCTTAGGGAAGAACTATTTTCACCGCTTAGGGACGGCTACTCGGAGCTCAGGGTTAGCAAGAGTGACATTGAGAAGACGCTAACAGAGTTCGAACCATACAAATCTGTTGTCGCTGGAACCACAGACCTCGTCAAAACGTGGTGGGACAGCAACAGGCACCTACTTGAAGGTATCTCGACGCAGACTCGACCGAATGAATTGATCGCTGAACTCAGTGAGTCACTACTTGAGCAGTTCCGATCCCACAGGCTTCTCGACGAGTACGCCGTCTACGAACAACTTATGAGTTACTGGAACACCACGATGCATGACGATGTCACGCTCATCGTCGGCGAGGGATGGAACGAAGCAGCCACACCTCGCGTTGCGCGAACATGGAAAGACAGGAGCAACAAGACTAAGTACGAGGATGCTGACCTTATCCTTGGCTCCGGAGCCAAGGCCAGACGATGGGTTATGGACCTCATTCCACCAACACTCCTGGTCAAGCGCTTCTTCAGCAACGAGCAAGACCGGGTTGATGAACTTCAATCGCGGGTAGAGGTGGTGTCTCAGCAGCTCGAGGAGTTCATCGAGGAAAACTCAATCGAGGACGGACTCCTTTGGGAAGCAATTGTCGACGAGAAGATAACGAAGAAATCCATCCAAGACCGGCTGAAAGTGGCAAAGGCTGACGGTGCAGGACAAGACGAGATCACAGCGCTGAACACCGTTCTTCTGCTCTTTACAGATCAGGCGGCTACGAAGCGGAATCTCAAGACAGCACAAACAGAGCTCGACGAGCGCGTATTGGCCAAATATGGCCAGCTAACGACGGACGAGATCCAATCGTTGGTCATTGATGACAAGTGGTCGTATGCAGTCGAAACC
This genomic stretch from Schaalia sp. JY-X169 harbors:
- a CDS encoding class I SAM-dependent DNA methyltransferase, giving the protein MTLALKKSDLYSSLWSSADELRGSMDASQYKDYVLTLLFVKYVSDKAKADPYSLIEVPEDGSFDHLISLKGKPDVGEKVNVAISKLAEANGLQGVINNADFDDPTKLGSGQDLQDTVTNLIGIFQDLDFSRSGAQGDDLLGDAYEYLMRHFATQSGKSKGQFYTPAEVSRVMAQLLKIPAGTPKSTTVYDPTCGSGSLLIKVADAAPNGLSIYGQENDNATWALARMNMILHGNETHEIALGNTLSDPKFRTGDNLKTFDYLVANPPFSVKTWTNGVKKDYGRFDGFPTPPAKNGDYAFLLHMIKSLKSTGRGAVILPHGILFRGNAEGRIRKELVKRGYIEAIIGLPPNLFYGTGIPACILVLDKKNAKDRSGIFMIDASKGFEKDGDKNRLRPRDMHKIVDAYTKQASIDHYSRFVPLSEIEDPKNDCNLNIPRYIDTSEPEDVQDLRAHLQGGIPNRDLDALDLYWEAFPGLREELFSPLRDGYSELRVSKSDIEKTLTEFEPYKSVVAGTTDLVKTWWDSNRHLLEGISTQTRPNELIAELSESLLEQFRSHRLLDEYAVYEQLMSYWNTTMHDDVTLIVGEGWNEAATPRVARTWKDRSNKTKYEDADLILGSGAKARRWVMDLIPPTLLVKRFFSNEQDRVDELQSRVEVVSQQLEEFIEENSIEDGLLWEAIVDEKITKKSIQDRLKVAKADGAGQDEITALNTVLLLFTDQAATKRNLKTAQTELDERVLAKYGQLTTDEIQSLVIDDKWSYAVETAIQSETAGTLRRFTARLERLATRYESTLNQLRADVESLTGKVLMHLGRMGFDNE